One Dioscorea cayenensis subsp. rotundata cultivar TDr96_F1 chromosome 19, TDr96_F1_v2_PseudoChromosome.rev07_lg8_w22 25.fasta, whole genome shotgun sequence genomic window, cctaccGTTTTCATGAATTATAATTGAAGGATTCTCATATCGTAGCTTGACGTGCTCGAGTATCTTTTGAAAAGCCCATGGTTTTGCAGCAACTGGTGGCAGTTGTTGTTTCTTGACAAAATCCTGATCAAATTTGTACATTATCAGACAATGTGTAAAAACATACATACTTCACCATAACAGGTTGCATATTACCTTCGATGACAGCTCCTTGGAATCTTGATCAACTGcaacagaaagaaaaaaaaaagaaaaaactagttATTGATAAATTCACTCAATTGTGCTTATTACATAAACATGCACTGGCGTGCGCTCAAGTATAATTGACTTACACAATAATTTTACAGATGTATCTCTGACATAGTCCCTCCTTTTGCTATCCAAAGCTTGGGGGTAGGCTTTCACATAGAATACATTGTAGTGATTGAGTCCAATGTAGTCAAATGATCCTCTCAGCATTTTAGATTCTTCTGCAGTGAAGGATGGTAGTCTTGAGCCCGCAATCTCTTTCATGACAGCAGGGTAAGAGCCAAACACTAGAGGGTCCATGAGCCTGTTCTAATTAAATTACTGAATCTATAAGaccctttctttcttctctgttATCTTTTTGAAACAACTAGCTAAATGTGAAGAGGCACACACCATCCAATGTGAAAATCAAGCAATCTCTTTGTTGCAGCAATATCCTCTTTGGAGTCTGTATATGGCTCAAACCAGAATCCTAGGACGTCCAATCCTATATAGCCTCTTTGTGATACCTATGTGCATACAGGTTAAATCCCATGCCAAGTCTAGAAATTCTAATtcactaaatttatttatattcattgGATCCGAATGCCGAAGTTTTTAAGAAGATTAGTGTGCCGTAAAGTTGAAAGTAACCTGATACTTTTGCTTGTACAAGGAGACTGCTGAGGCATGTGCAAGCAAGATGTTATGAACTGCAATGTATGGTTCTGTTGTGGAGTCACCCTCTGAACAACTGATACCAAAAGGATAAGAGCAACGACCAGGTGCCAATAGCCCGACATCGAAGCCTCCAACTGCTTCAATGTTGGGCTCATTGAAAGTGCCCCAGTATTTCACTCTGTCGCCAAATTCTCTGAAGCAAACGTCAGCGTAAGCTGTGAAATCCTCTCTGCATCAAAACATAGAACCGAGTTTCTCTCTGTATACTAAGAAAGAAGAAGCTGGAGGTAATTAAGGAGGTTGTAAGTAAGTACACTATGCGTCTGCTCACATGTCCACCGTATTCATCCTCCAAGGCTTGAGGAAGATCGAAGTGCTGAAGAGTAACGTGAGGCTCGATTCCtgtcattcatatatatatatatacatcaacaaTTTCCTCAAGTGATAAGGTATCCTACATCATGTCATGTTTTTTCAAAGACAAAGCAATGGAAAATTGACTGATGATTACTAATACCATGGATAAGGAGCTCATTGATGAAATTGTTATAGTATTGCAAGCCTTTGGGATTAACAGGTCCTCTCCCATCTACGTACACAAGATATAGAACACAGTTGCACATCACATGTTATTGTCACTCAGATGATAAAGACATTGCTATATGATATAACACAGATCATTACCAGGAATAAGCCTAGACCAAGAGATAGAAAACCTGTAAGCATCCAAGCCCATCTCATGCATCAACTTCACATCCTCCTGTtacaaaacaagtaaaaaagagaaagagaagaaaaattttcaCTGCTTAAGAATATCCTCTCTGTGTGATTGGTAAGCAAATCAGCCTAAAGTGAACCTGccttgtatttgtgatactGATCTGCTGTTGTATCTGCTGTGCTCTTATCCATATTTTTTCCTGTGGAACAACTCAGAGCTTCTTCTCAATGGGAACCCCTAAtagattataaaatatatatatatatatatatgataagcTCTTAGATTTTCCAATAAACTGACCTGCATGTGCATAGGTATCCCAGATGCTGGGTTTTCTACCATCTTCTGCAACTGCACCTTCAGCCTGAAATATAATATAGccaaaaaaagttaataatgaATCAGAGCTTACACATACTGATTCAGGAGAGCGTTTCTTCTGGCTTAAAAAGATGATCTGTTACAAGCTTGCTTTGATAATTAATTGGCTTAACAGTCATTTAATCACTAAATCAGCAACTTGATGCATATACAGGAAGCTGCTGTATCCACAGCCAAACCTGGTAAGCAGAGGTACCAGCACCAAAGATGAAGCCTGGTGGAAAATCTTCTCTGGTGATTGCAAGAGCCAAAGTTAGTGATGCTAGCAGCAGgtagaaagagaagaaacatgctTGCTTCATCTCTTGTGCAACCCTTCTCTGTTTCTATGTATAGTGCTACAATTTTTATTGGATACTCAATTCCAACTTGCCGGCATATGAATCTAGTTCTTGAATCATTTCCCCTGCCAATGTTACcattatgtatatatgcatcCAGTTATATATTCATTGATATTGGTGAGGCCTGAGCTAGAATTGGACATTGTTGTATCTTCTAGACTGGAATGATCAATAAACCATGCCAACAACCCCTACTTTTGACAATAGTTTGTGACTCATATAACGTGGGGCCTATATTTTGGTATTGATTATTGTGATCAACATATGACAAAAGAGCGCATTTTTAGCACTTCTTTCAAATATCCAATCAAATGCATCCAAAcagttatattaaaaatttgtgCCTTTCACTTtcttgaaaaacaaatcaaatctcCATCATCTGTGCAGAGCTTTTTGCTTGATGATGATCTACTTGTCTGAGTTCTAATGCAAGCCGTCCTCAATATGAGTTGTTTATTTAATGAATGATgccaaagaaaatatagaatctTTCAAATTCTCGATTGTAGAAAATGCTAGAAAGTCATATTTGTCTTCCACCTCAGGAGTAATACAGCATGTAAGGTGATTGATTATATGGAGCACTTTCAAAGTTCTACGTGTTACTTGTTATGTATATTTATGAGTATGTTCTTTCCTAGAAAAGTtacaaaaacatgaatatcactTCTAGGCCATTAAATATTTCATGGCGTAACAGATGGCGTAGTGCCAAGCAGCATAGTCAAGATCATGATGCCTACTTATTTCTTTTGTCAATCTGGATCCTTTATTTTTTCCACCATGGTTTCTCCTTGTAGGGACAGTGATTGCCTTCTCCTTTAATAATCTGATCTAATAATAAACAGCAAGGGATTTTCATTCAGTCACAAACAATGAATAGCTATCAGCAAAAACAAGACAACagcaaattc contains:
- the LOC120249415 gene encoding beta-glucosidase 31-like isoform X2 gives rise to the protein MDKSTADTTADQYHKYKEDVKLMHEMGLDAYRFSISWSRLIPDGRGPVNPKGLQYYNNFINELLIHGIEPHVTLQHFDLPQALEDEYGGHVSRRIVEDFTAYADVCFREFGDRVKYWGTFNEPNIEAVGGFDVGLLAPGRCSYPFGISCSEGDSTTEPYIAVHNILLAHASAVSLYKQKYQVSQRGYIGLDVLGFWFEPYTDSKEDIAATKRLLDFHIGWLMDPLVFGSYPAVMKEIAGSRLPSFTAEESKMLRGSFDYIGLNHYNVFYVKAYPQALDSKRRDYVRDTSVKLLFDQDSKELSSKDFVKKQQLPPVAAKPWAFQKILEHVKLRYENPSIIIHENGYAEFDINSTTQNQNDTYRAYYIEQYIEALLLAIRNGSNTKGYFVWSFLDCFELAYGYTARYGLYGVDFNSEDRTRFPRLSAHWYSQFLKNTTMQTSNQIDIQRNETKYLDPKICRQYKRKRLLKQIFMNTSTFLSALVFHVVRAVM
- the LOC120249415 gene encoding beta-glucosidase 31-like isoform X1, yielding MKQACFFSFYLLLASLTLALAITREDFPPGFIFGAGTSAYQAEGAVAEDGRKPSIWDTYAHAGKNMDKSTADTTADQYHKYKEDVKLMHEMGLDAYRFSISWSRLIPDGRGPVNPKGLQYYNNFINELLIHGIEPHVTLQHFDLPQALEDEYGGHVSRRIVEDFTAYADVCFREFGDRVKYWGTFNEPNIEAVGGFDVGLLAPGRCSYPFGISCSEGDSTTEPYIAVHNILLAHASAVSLYKQKYQVSQRGYIGLDVLGFWFEPYTDSKEDIAATKRLLDFHIGWLMDPLVFGSYPAVMKEIAGSRLPSFTAEESKMLRGSFDYIGLNHYNVFYVKAYPQALDSKRRDYVRDTSVKLLFDQDSKELSSKDFVKKQQLPPVAAKPWAFQKILEHVKLRYENPSIIIHENGYAEFDINSTTQNQNDTYRAYYIEQYIEALLLAIRNGSNTKGYFVWSFLDCFELAYGYTARYGLYGVDFNSEDRTRFPRLSAHWYSQFLKNTTMQTSNQIDIQRNETKYLDPKICRQYKRKRLLKQIFMNTSTFLSALVFHVVRAVM